A genome region from Clupea harengus chromosome 7, Ch_v2.0.2, whole genome shotgun sequence includes the following:
- the LOC116221072 gene encoding dematin — MMMQKQPTRTTPGSVCSLRGPHVPGSPAVTIVAKMDNQVIGYKDLAAIPKDKAILDIERPDLMMYEHHFSYTPLELSESRERSMSPRSISPLPSPEALPKDPRDWLEQRSSGASSPASTTQSSKTSKTSQQSSTSAKAPNQHHFHRPENGSNIYKKPPIYKQEASAVPHSKHIEDLIIESSKFPAAQPPDPNQPSKIETDYWPCPPSLAAMETEWRKKAISQKKDGEGDGEGDEEYDDGDLSDDMWSLRQMQKQELNKIQSNLGKLILKEEIEGAAPVRRKTRSLPDRTPVQLGSKSTSFTSYDRTGGLARLQSAEFSTSNADKNGQAFENGDTSRGRMDRGNSLPTMLEQKIYPYEMLMVTQKGRNKLPPGVDRMRLERHLAPEEFLRLFGMLIEEFDRLSLWKRNDLKKRVCLF; from the exons ATGATGATGCAAAAG CAGCCAACACGTACGACACCTGGAAGTGTCTGCTCTCTCCGAGGGCCCCATGTGCCCGGGTCGCCAGCGGTTACCATTGTG GCTAAGATGGACAACCAGGTCATCGGGTATAAGGACCTGGCAGCTATCCCTAAAGACAAGGCCATACTGGACATCGAGCGGCCGGACCTGATGATGTACGAGCATCACTTTAGCTACACGCCCCTGGAGCTTTCGGAGAGCAGAGAG aGATCCATGTCGCCTCGCTCCATCTCCCCGCTTCCATCTCCTGAG GCTCTGCCTAAGGACCCCAGAGACTGGCTGGAGCAGAGATCCTCCGGAGCCTCATCCCCTGCCTCCACCACACAGAGCAGCAAGACCAGCAAGACCAGCCAGCAGAGCAGCACCTCTGCCAAAGCCCCCAACCAGCACCATTTCCACAGGCCAG AAAATGGCAGTAATATATACAAGAAGCCACCAATTTACAAGCAAG aggCATCAGCTGTCCCACACAGTAAGCACATTGAGGATCTGATCATTGAGTCCTCCAAGTTCCCAGCGGCTCAGCCTCCTGATCCCAACCAGCCCTCAAAGATAGAGACAGATTACTGGCCCTGCCCACCCTCGCTGGCTGCCATGG AGACGGAGTGGCGGAAGAAGGCCATATCGCaaaagaaggatggagagggggatggagagggggacgAAGAGTATGACGACGGGGATCTGTCGGACGACATGTGGAGCCTGAGGCAGATGCAGAAACAGGAACTAAATAAG atCCAGTCAAACTTGGGTAAGTTGATCCTGAAGGAGGAGATCGAGGGAGCTGCTCCTGTGCGCCGGAAAACCCGCTCTCTCCCTGACCGGACCCCAGTGCAactag GATCCAAATCCACTTCTTTTACATCATACGACAGAACTGGGGGCCTGGCacgg CTCCAGTCTGCTGAGTTCTCCACCTCCAATGCTGATAAAAATGGACAAg CTTTTGAG AATGGAGACACGTCCCGTGGGAGAATGGACAGAGGGAACTCCCTGCCCACTATGCTGGAACAGAAG ATTTATCCCTATGAAATGCTCATGGTGACCCAGAAGGGCAGAAACAAGCTTCCACCTGGAGTGGACCGGATGAGACTGGAG AGACACCTGGCACCCGAGGAATTCCTGAGACTCTTTGGAATGCTCATCGAGGAATTTGATCGCCTGTCCCTCTGGAAGCGGAATGATCTGAAGAAGAGAGTGTGCCTCTTCTAG
- the LOC122133018 gene encoding probable cyclin-dependent serine/threonine-protein kinase DDB_G0278487 isoform X2, with translation MASVYIINTGNTLNIHTAFKTLLPRSLCKDVSKVEDCDVILAFCPVISRVGTDIEAALQDIPEGKPLVLVVLHQTFDSNCIVPDTRRFLKRADAIIIDCLFTDDGLMGCPRNDDAVQAVTEFLGQHRKPSHSYSYSLVLLCSVLLVLFVHTSNISDETTITNMSNNTNRTKVSQSDKLFMLFYVKYKTKHKCILGVWGMPQCRPLRPKITMDQLINRVKTELELKMQQDKEERKEEIRSLKNENQQLRDLLEQHIKDSVLKTELKMQQEKEERMEEVSSLKKDVQQLRDLLEQHIKDSVLKTELKMQQEKEERMEEVSSLKKEVQQLRDLLEQHIKDPVLKTELKMQQEKEERMEEVSSLKKEVQQLRDLLEQHIKDPVLKTELKMQQEKEERMEEVSSHKKEVQQDCQAIKNSEQGGPEKEEDKSAHPESSQTSETGALNERAEEGKNDETEAKQEATSSGEGPIDSSNHNNNITASDSKDTVIHL, from the exons ATGGCATCTGTATATATTATCAATACTGGCAACACGCTGAACATCCATACAGCCTTCAAGACACTTCTCCCTAGGAGTTTGTGCAAAGATGTGTCTAAGGTCGAGGACTGTGATGTCATCCTCGCTTTCTGTCCAGTCATCTCTCGAGTTGGAACTGACATTGAGGCAGCGCTACAGGACATTCCAG agGGCAAACCTTTAGTGTTAGTGGTGCTTCACCAAACATTTGACAGCAACTGCATAGTGCCCGACACAAGGAGGTTCCTAAAGcgggccgacgccatcattatAGACTGCCTGTTCACTGATGATGGACTGATGGGATGCCCGCGTAACGATGACGCAGTGCAAGCTGTCACAGAGTTTCTGGGGCAACACAGGAAACCCAGtcacagttacagttacagtctggttctgctctgctctgttctcctcGTGTTATTTGTGCATACATCAAACATCTCAGATGAAACAACTATAACAAACATGTCCAACAACACAAATAGAACAAAAGTATCACAGAGTGATAAActgtttatgttattttatgtaaaatacaagacaaaacacaaatgcattctgGGTGTTTGGGGAATGCCACAGTGTCGACCTCTGAGACCCAAGATCACAATGGATCAGCTAATCAACCGTGTCAAGACAGAACTTGAACTGAAAATGCAGCAGGACaaagaggaaaggaaggaagaaataCGTTCTCTCAAGAATGAGAATCAGCAACTCAGAGACTTGCTGGAACAACATATAAAAGACTCTGTCTTGAAGACAGAACTGAAAATgcagcaggagaaagaggaaaggatgGAAGAAGTAAGTTCTCTCAAGAAAGATGTCCAACAACTCAGAGACTTGCTGGAACAACATATAAAAGACTCTGTCTTGAAGACAGAACTGAAAATgcagcaggagaaagaggaaaggatgGAAGAAGTAAGTTCTCTCAAGAAAGAGGTCCAACAACTCAGAGACTTGCTGGAACAACATATAAAAGACCCTGTCTTGAAGACAGAACTGAAAATgcagcaggagaaagaggaaaggatgGAAGAAGTAAGTTCTCTCAAGAAAGAGGTCCAACAACTCAGAGACTTGCTGGAACAACATATAAAAGACCCTGTCTTGAAGACAGAACTGAAAATgcagcaggagaaagaggaaaggatgGAAGAAGTAAGTTCTCACAAGAAAGAAGTCCAACAAGACTGCCAAGCTATCAAAAACTCAGAGCAG GGAGGGCCTGAAAAGGAGGAGGACAAATCAGCACATCCTGAATCCTCACAAACTTCTGAGACGGGGGCTTTAAATGAGAGAGCTGAAGAAGGGAAGAACGATGAAACGGAGGCTAAACAAGAAGCAACCTCATCAGGGGAAGGCCCTATTGACTCCTCCAATcacaataacaacatcactgCAAGCGACAGTAAGGATACTGTTATACACCTGTAA
- the LOC122133018 gene encoding probable cyclin-dependent serine/threonine-protein kinase DDB_G0278487 isoform X1: protein MASVYIINTGNTLNIHTAFKTLLPRSLCKDVSKVEDCDVILAFCPVISRVGTDIEAALQDIPGTGNADRWPDNTALNTGPSSGRSSFTFSTFFFSTEGKPLVLVVLHQTFDSNCIVPDTRRFLKRADAIIIDCLFTDDGLMGCPRNDDAVQAVTEFLGQHRKPSHSYSYSLVLLCSVLLVLFVHTSNISDETTITNMSNNTNRTKVSQSDKLFMLFYVKYKTKHKCILGVWGMPQCRPLRPKITMDQLINRVKTELELKMQQDKEERKEEIRSLKNENQQLRDLLEQHIKDSVLKTELKMQQEKEERMEEVSSLKKDVQQLRDLLEQHIKDSVLKTELKMQQEKEERMEEVSSLKKEVQQLRDLLEQHIKDPVLKTELKMQQEKEERMEEVSSLKKEVQQLRDLLEQHIKDPVLKTELKMQQEKEERMEEVSSHKKEVQQDCQAIKNSEQGGPEKEEDKSAHPESSQTSETGALNERAEEGKNDETEAKQEATSSGEGPIDSSNHNNNITASDSKDTVIHL from the exons ATGGCATCTGTATATATTATCAATACTGGCAACACGCTGAACATCCATACAGCCTTCAAGACACTTCTCCCTAGGAGTTTGTGCAAAGATGTGTCTAAGGTCGAGGACTGTGATGTCATCCTCGCTTTCTGTCCAGTCATCTCTCGAGTTGGAACTGACATTGAGGCAGCGCTACAGGACATTCCAGGTACGGGTAACGCAGACAGGTGGCCAGACAACACCGCATTAAACACCGGCCCTTCCTCTGGGCGCTCGTCATTCACCTTTtccaccttttttttctccacagagGGCAAACCTTTAGTGTTAGTGGTGCTTCACCAAACATTTGACAGCAACTGCATAGTGCCCGACACAAGGAGGTTCCTAAAGcgggccgacgccatcattatAGACTGCCTGTTCACTGATGATGGACTGATGGGATGCCCGCGTAACGATGACGCAGTGCAAGCTGTCACAGAGTTTCTGGGGCAACACAGGAAACCCAGtcacagttacagttacagtctggttctgctctgctctgttctcctcGTGTTATTTGTGCATACATCAAACATCTCAGATGAAACAACTATAACAAACATGTCCAACAACACAAATAGAACAAAAGTATCACAGAGTGATAAActgtttatgttattttatgtaaaatacaagacaaaacacaaatgcattctgGGTGTTTGGGGAATGCCACAGTGTCGACCTCTGAGACCCAAGATCACAATGGATCAGCTAATCAACCGTGTCAAGACAGAACTTGAACTGAAAATGCAGCAGGACaaagaggaaaggaaggaagaaataCGTTCTCTCAAGAATGAGAATCAGCAACTCAGAGACTTGCTGGAACAACATATAAAAGACTCTGTCTTGAAGACAGAACTGAAAATgcagcaggagaaagaggaaaggatgGAAGAAGTAAGTTCTCTCAAGAAAGATGTCCAACAACTCAGAGACTTGCTGGAACAACATATAAAAGACTCTGTCTTGAAGACAGAACTGAAAATgcagcaggagaaagaggaaaggatgGAAGAAGTAAGTTCTCTCAAGAAAGAGGTCCAACAACTCAGAGACTTGCTGGAACAACATATAAAAGACCCTGTCTTGAAGACAGAACTGAAAATgcagcaggagaaagaggaaaggatgGAAGAAGTAAGTTCTCTCAAGAAAGAGGTCCAACAACTCAGAGACTTGCTGGAACAACATATAAAAGACCCTGTCTTGAAGACAGAACTGAAAATgcagcaggagaaagaggaaaggatgGAAGAAGTAAGTTCTCACAAGAAAGAAGTCCAACAAGACTGCCAAGCTATCAAAAACTCAGAGCAG GGAGGGCCTGAAAAGGAGGAGGACAAATCAGCACATCCTGAATCCTCACAAACTTCTGAGACGGGGGCTTTAAATGAGAGAGCTGAAGAAGGGAAGAACGATGAAACGGAGGCTAAACAAGAAGCAACCTCATCAGGGGAAGGCCCTATTGACTCCTCCAATcacaataacaacatcactgCAAGCGACAGTAAGGATACTGTTATACACCTGTAA
- the LOC122133019 gene encoding uncharacterized protein LOC122133019 isoform X2: protein MASVYTINTGNTLNIHTGFKTLLPRSLCKDVSKVEDCDVILAFCPVISRVGTDIEAALQDIPEGKPLALVVLHQTFDSNYIVPDTRRFLKRADAISVDCLFTDDGLMGCSRNDDAVQAVAEFLRQHRKHSHSYSLVLFLLCSVLLILFFVHTSNISVETTITNMSNNTNRTKVSQSDKLFMLFYVKYKTKHKCILGVWGMPQCRQKITMAQRFNRFKTELELKMQQEKEERMEEIRSLKNENQQRIDLLEQHIKDSQLKMQQDKDERKEEIRSLKNENQQLRDHLNMQQEQVSSLKKEVQQLRDLLEKHIKDCQAIQNSDCYDTW, encoded by the exons ATGGCATCTGTATATACTATCAATACTGGCAACACGCTGAACATCCATACAGGCTTCAAGACACTTCTCCCTAGGAGTTTGTGCAAAGATGTGTCTAAGGTCGAGGACTGTGATGTCATCCTCGCTTTCTGTCCAGTCATCTCTCGAGTTGGAACTGACATTGAGGCAGCGCTACAGGACATTCCAG agGGCAAACCTTTAGCATTAGTGGTGCTTCACCAAACATTTGACAGCAACTACATAGTGCCCGACACAAGGAGGTTCCTAAAGCGGGCCGACGCTATCAGTGTAGACTGCCTGTTCACTGATGACGGACTGATGGGATGCTCGCGTAACGATGACGCAGTGCAAGCTGTCGCAGAGTTCCTGAGGCAACACAGGAAACACAGTCACAGTTACAGTCTGGTTCTgttcctgctctgctctgttctcctcattttgttttttgtgcATACATCAAACATCTCAGTTGAAACAACTATAACAAACATGTCCAATAACACAAATAGAACAAAAGTATCACAGAGTGATAAActgtttatgttattttatgtcaAATACAagaccaaacacaaatgcattctgGGTGTTTGGGGAATGCCACAGTGTCGACAAAAGATCACAATGGCTCAGCGCTTCAACCGTTTCAAGACAGAACTTGAACTGAAAATgcagcaggagaaagaggaaaggatgGAAGAAATACGTTCTCTCAAGAATGAGAATCAACAACGCATAGACTTGCTGGAACAACATATAAAAGACTCACAACTGAAAATGCAGCAGGACAAAgatgaaaggaaggaagaaataCGTTCTCTCAAGAATGAGAATCAACAACTCAGAGACCATCTCAACATGCAGCAGGAGCAAGTAAGTTCTCTCAAGAAAGAGGTCCAACAACTCAGAGACTTGCTGGAAAAACATATAAAAGACTGCCAAGCTATCCAAAACTCAGACTGTTATGATACATGGTAG
- the LOC122133019 gene encoding uncharacterized protein LOC122133019 isoform X1 has protein sequence MARVYTINTGNTLNIHTTFKTRLPRRLCKNVSKVEDCDVILAFCPVISGAGINIEAALQDIPGTANADRWPDNTALNTGLSPGRSSFTFSTFFFSTEGKPLALVVLHQTFDSNYIVPDTRRFLKRADAISVDCLFTDDGLMGCSRNDDAVQAVAEFLRQHRKHSHSYSLVLFLLCSVLLILFFVHTSNISVETTITNMSNNTNRTKVSQSDKLFMLFYVKYKTKHKCILGVWGMPQCRQKITMAQRFNRFKTELELKMQQEKEERMEEIRSLKNENQQRIDLLEQHIKDSQLKMQQDKDERKEEIRSLKNENQQLRDHLNMQQEQVSSLKKEVQQLRDLLEKHIKDCQAIQNSDCYDTW, from the coding sequence ATGGCACGTGTATACACTATTAATACTGGCAACACGCTGAACATCCATACAACCTTCAAGACACGTCTGCCTAGGCGTTTGTGCAAAAATGTATCTAAAGTCGAGGACTGTGATGTCATCCTCGCTTTCTGTCCAGTCATCTCTGGAGCTGGAATTAACATTGAGGCAGCGTTACAGGACATTCCAGGTACGGCTAACGCAGACAGGTGGCCAGACAACACCGCATTAAACACCGGCCTTTCCCCTGGGCGCTCGTCATTCACCTTTtccaccttttttttctccacagagGGCAAACCTTTAGCATTAGTGGTGCTTCACCAAACATTTGACAGCAACTACATAGTGCCCGACACAAGGAGGTTCCTAAAGCGGGCCGACGCTATCAGTGTAGACTGCCTGTTCACTGATGACGGACTGATGGGATGCTCGCGTAACGATGACGCAGTGCAAGCTGTCGCAGAGTTCCTGAGGCAACACAGGAAACACAGTCACAGTTACAGTCTGGTTCTgttcctgctctgctctgttctcctcattttgttttttgtgcATACATCAAACATCTCAGTTGAAACAACTATAACAAACATGTCCAATAACACAAATAGAACAAAAGTATCACAGAGTGATAAActgtttatgttattttatgtcaAATACAagaccaaacacaaatgcattctgGGTGTTTGGGGAATGCCACAGTGTCGACAAAAGATCACAATGGCTCAGCGCTTCAACCGTTTCAAGACAGAACTTGAACTGAAAATgcagcaggagaaagaggaaaggatgGAAGAAATACGTTCTCTCAAGAATGAGAATCAACAACGCATAGACTTGCTGGAACAACATATAAAAGACTCACAACTGAAAATGCAGCAGGACAAAgatgaaaggaaggaagaaataCGTTCTCTCAAGAATGAGAATCAACAACTCAGAGACCATCTCAACATGCAGCAGGAGCAAGTAAGTTCTCTCAAGAAAGAGGTCCAACAACTCAGAGACTTGCTGGAAAAACATATAAAAGACTGCCAAGCTATCCAAAACTCAGACTGTTATGATACATGGTAG